In Luteitalea sp., one genomic interval encodes:
- a CDS encoding DedA family protein, whose translation MPELWQQILEWLRTLHSDEGIRALIEWGGLSVLVGIVFAETGLLVGFFLPGDSLLVTAGVVCAKPFPGLPHLDIWTTYLLLLCAAVVGDQVGFLLGRKTGQAIFQREDSRFFKRRYVEEAHEFYLRKGGRSIVIARFVPILRTFVPFMAGVANMPYRSFVFYNVAGGILWITTLLWLGYF comes from the coding sequence ATGCCTGAGCTCTGGCAGCAGATTTTGGAGTGGCTTCGGACCCTTCACAGCGATGAAGGCATCAGGGCGCTCATCGAGTGGGGTGGTCTATCCGTCCTTGTCGGGATCGTCTTTGCCGAGACCGGCCTGCTGGTTGGCTTCTTCCTGCCAGGCGACTCACTGTTGGTGACCGCCGGGGTCGTGTGCGCAAAACCGTTTCCAGGCCTCCCACATCTCGATATCTGGACCACCTACCTGCTGCTGCTCTGCGCCGCCGTGGTCGGCGATCAAGTCGGCTTCCTGCTCGGACGCAAGACGGGGCAGGCGATCTTCCAGCGTGAGGACAGCCGCTTCTTCAAGCGGAGGTACGTCGAGGAGGCGCACGAGTTCTATCTACGCAAGGGCGGACGCTCGATTGTGATTGCCCGCTTCGTGCCCATCCTGCGAACGTTCGTGCCCTTCATGGCGGGCGTCGCCAACATGCCGTACCGTAGCTTTGTGTTCTACAACGTCGCTGGTGGCATCCTGTGGATCACGACGCTCCTGTGGCTGGGCTACTTC